Within the Setaria viridis chromosome 3, Setaria_viridis_v4.0, whole genome shotgun sequence genome, the region GCAATTATCCCATATAAAAACTTTTCAACTCTTCCAAATTTATGGAGAAATACGTTAACATCTTCAATAACAAATACCAACACATATCCCGTATAATGGATGTAATATGCAACTAATTTAGTTTTGCAGATATTAACATCTTCAATAACAAATACCAACACATATCCCGTATAATGGATGTAATATGCAACTAATTTAGTTTTGCAGATATTAACATCTTCAATAACAAATACCAACACATATCCCATATAATGGATGTAATATGCAAGTAATTTAGTTTTGCAGATACTCCGTAGATGTTAGTGCATTTTTTACATTTAACTTGGTTTAAATTAGAGAAGTTTGATTTATGTCAAAACTAATAAAATATCTTACAATTTGGAAAGTAAGGAATAAGATCAAAGGATAACGTTTCATTGTCTTCGCATCTATAGCATTTACTTCAGACTAGGAttgtgcccgtgcgttgctacgggcaataaaagaaataaaagaatatTGCCTGGAGGACAAGACTAGCGGGCATTGTAAAACATTTTCTTTGGCGCATCACAGGCAAATAAATAGGATAGATGGATTGGTGTGTGATATATATGTTTTGGACCGCCATATATCAGTAACATAATGAAGtgtaattaaaaatatatactgAATTTGTTTCTTTCCGGTAAGATAGAATGTGaattgcccgtagcaacgcacaggCACAATCCTAATCAATAACAAATACCAACACATATCCCATATAATGGATGCAATATGCAACTAATTTAGTTTTGCAGATACTCCGTAGATGTTAGTGCATTTTTTCATTTAACTTGGTTTAAATTAGAGAAGTTTGATTTATGTCAAAACTAATAAAATATCTTACAATTTGGAAAGTAATGAATAACATCAAAGGATAACGTTTCATTGTATCTGCACGCAGCTTGGTATCATTGTAagaaaatattttcatatttgGTTTCCAAATTGTAAGGCAAGTTAATATTTCAGCTTGTCAAAACTAACTTTGTAAGAAATCTTATTTGGAAAGTAAGGAATAAGATCAAAGAACTAATTTCATATTTTCTTCTGAAAACGCTGTCCTGGCTTGGTATCATTGTATTGGTTCTCTGGGCGGAAATAATTACCATATGCAGTTACTATACATGATCAGACTCGAAAAGCAAATCATGACATCGATGTAACGTTAAGGCAGAAATTCCTTTACCATCCAATCCACTGATGAGTCATCATTATATTGTACATGACTGCAACTCTGCACTAATATGACCTCATACCATCTACTTACTCTCCAGTCTTTACGATGACTTCAATTTCTAAACTATCCTAAAACCATCTTAAAACTAATTAGAGGATACACTAGGTGCAGTATCAACAGATAATCTCGATCGACAAAACTATCTACGGTGTAGCAGGCGTCATCAGCGGCTCTGCAGGGGTGGGCGGCATTATCGGCGGCACCTGGTTTGCTGTCAAATACACATGCATCATCTCATCAATTGATCGATCTCCTAGCAAGGACCTATAAAATCTGCTGAAAATAACAATGCAAGACACTCACAGTTGCACATGAAGAGGGTTTGGATCGGCAGCACGGTGCCGCAAGCGAGCGGGAGGGCGGTCATGCGGAGGTGGTCGACGGGCTTGGGCAGGAACTGGTTCAAGCCGCCGGTCATGCCGTGGCAGAGGCATATGGGCGCGTCCCTGGTGATGGTCTTGAGCCCGTCGCAGCACTGGCCGGGGGGTGTCAGCACGGTCATGTTGGTGAGGTAGTCCGTGCACGGCATCATAGCCGAAAGCGGCGTCATGCActccgccggtgccggcggcgaaggcgaggtCCCCGGCAAGATGCCACCTAGGACGCCGCCTTGTTGCGACGGAGAccccggcggcgggagcagcggtTGGATCATGCTGATGATGCCGCCCAGCGGCGGGAAGAGCAGGCCGAGGATGGCGGGCAGTAGCCCCGGGGGGAGCtggccggcggggaggccgggaagggtcggcgcactcggcACGCCGCCGTCAGCTTGGGTGGCCACCTTCTCTGCTTCCTGGCTTGCGACCGCCGGCTTGAACCCTTGCTGGGCTTGGACCCTCGCCGCTTCCGAGggctgcagcgccgccgccgctacggcgaaggcgaggaacAGGGCGACGAGCTTAGGCGACGCCATCTCTTGGTGGTGGGATTGGAGGCCTTGGAAGTTGGAGCTAGGAGGATGCTATGCTATGGCGCTTTGCCTGATTGTTGTGGATGGCGACATGGGTTTCGCCTTCAATTTATACTGCTGACGGCGTTCGAGATAAAGAATTCAAACATTTTCTGTAATAAGATTGGACTCTTAATTATCCTCTACCGATGCTTCTGATTGATTGATTATCTTTGAAAGGATAAAAAATGAGCGCAAGGAGTACGTGTGAGGCTCTGTCTCTAGTTGCTTTTGTCTGTACGACGATGAAGCGTGCTTGCAGTAGGCAGTCCTGCTGTTTGTGTGCGAAATTTACCGGACTCTTGAGCCCTGAACCGCAAAATCAATTTCTGCGCAAGTTCTTCATGCTGCGCAAGTTCGTTGATCGATCCACTTCGTCCATGCTGCTGAGTGCTGATGAACTATCAACGCGGCTCCAGATGGAGTGCTCCCGTGACCCCACCCATCGATCCTCGCGATCGGCGCTCCTCACGGCGCCCCGCGCTTCCGTGGTGTCCGTGAAGGCACGCCGTCCCGGCGGGCCGGCACCGCGTACGCCGGCGCGTCGGGCGCCGGCAGCGTGATGGAGCGGCTGTTGAGCATGACGACGACGGACGCCATGCTGGGCCGGAGCTGCGGATCCTCCTGGACGCAGAGTAGCCCGACATGGATGCACCTCAGCATCTCCTGCGGCCGCCGGCCCTCGCCGGGGCACCCCTCGAGCAGCGGCTGCAGGCTCCCGCGGCTCCACTCACTCCCATATGAATTACCTTGTGTTAGCTAAACTGAATGCTTGGTGCACAATTTGTAAATAATCCTCAAGTAGCCAATTCACTCTCTATGAAATGATCTTTATTCCGTGTAATTAGTGCACGATTTGTTGTACCAGTCCCATCGATCTCATATGCGCTTGCGTGCGGTTTTAGATGAGGGGAAGCAAGGATAGTGGCTGCATTATTTTTCTGTTGGCATGCACTATGGAAGTCGACTACTGTGCTCAGCCGTTTTAAGGTGTTTAGGTTGAGGCTTATCTCACTTTATTTGTGCTGACGACCACCTAACGCACCCGTCAGCACATATGCATCCCATCTATGCTGCCGGGCACTTAGatcacccgctagcacagagcCATCCGTGCTGGCGAGCACTAGCCCGGCGGTCCCGGTCACCTTTGTGCTGACGGGTGCCGATCAGCAGGCTAATTTCGACGTGTCAGCACAAATCATTTCTGGCGTAGTGATACACTTTCCACAACAATTGTCTTTTCTTAGTCTCGTTTCTATATCCTGTCGTTCATATACAGTGGAAAactgggctttagtcccggttcgagAGACATATAGGTCCTAACCTCCACGTGCCCCGTCGGCCCATGCGCTACTGCACCAACCACGCAACCCCAGCCGCTCATGGCCCCCCCCCCACTTCCGCCTCGCTCCAGCCACTGGTCGCGCGCCGCTGGCAGCCGCGCCCTCGCTGGTCGGATAGGATGCCGCGGGGAGCCATGCCCCCGGTGGAGGCTGCACTGTGCCGTGCCACTCCGTGGCCATGGCCATGCCTGTCGGCGCCCCGCAAACCCTAGCAAGCCAGCCGCAGGAGGTGGTCCCAGCTGCCGCGTGCCATGCTCGTGCCAGCTCACCCGCGCTGGTCGCCCGCCCCAGCTCGTCTGCGCCGGCTGCCCGCCCACGCCGGATGCCAGAGGCCGGCCTCCCACCTCTCTGCCTGgtagaaagggagaggaggaggagaaaagataaggaagaagagaaagagcgcTGCCTGCACgagataagggagaaagggagaggatgggagaagataaggtggagaagACGGGGGTGCATGAAAATATTTAGTCATggctggtggctccaaccggaactaaagctccacttttatctcggttagaaccaccaactgggattaaaaggACTCCAAGAAACTATAAAGTTtaaacccggtactaaagctccATTAGTCTCGGATCCAAAAAGAACCCAAACTAACAACGCTAGATGAAGGTCTATTCTCTATTAGTGACACGTACGCTCGTTTCATTTGCTTGTTTCATTTGCTTATTAGGCACGTAAACAATCTACAAACTCAGTAGCATCAATGGCATCCCCGGCCGCCTCCACGGTCCTCTTCCTCGTCGTGTCCCTAGTCAGCGGGGCGCCAACGCGGCCACCGTCACAGTCACCAACAACAGCAGCTTCTCATTGTGATAACCTGAACCTAGAGGAGATCATGCAAAGCTTCCAATGTCCAATCAAAAGCTTCCCTTGCACTTACTTTGGACTGCCCCTCCACACCATAGCTTTGAGAAAGATTGATGTTCAGCCCCTTATTGATAAGGTGGCAGCAAGGCTGCCATCATGGAAAGGCAGGTTGATGAACAAGGCACGAAGATTGGTGCTTACTGTGCTTTCTGCAATACCAGTGTACTTCGCATCTGTTTTTCGCTGAAAAAATGGGCAATAAAAAAAGACAAGATCAGAAGGAATTTCCTTTGGAAAGGGGGAAGTGGAAGCCAATGGGGACATTGTCTCATCAAATGGGCTAATGTTAAGAGGCCAAAGGAGAACGGAGGTTTGGGTATGCTTGATCTAGAAAGGTTTAGCCGAGCTCTGAGGCTGAGATGGTTTTGGTACCGATGGAAGGAACCAAACCATCCCTGGGTGGGCACTGTGGCACCTGTAAATGAGCTAGATCTCCAACGTTCTCGAGCCAGCACAGTAGTGAACATTGGCAATGGTCTCAAGGCTGAATTCTTGAGTTCGTCATGGTTgaatcactaccggaaacagtagatatgccgagtgtcttttggtttgccgagtgcattccatcgggcactcggcaaaggcatagtttgccgagtgcccgtgaTCTAGCACTCGATAAAGgccaggtttgccgagtgctagatcacaGGCACTCAGCAAACCCTTTTTATTCTATTTTCTAACCCTAAACCACTGTGCGGCCAGGTGAGGTGGTTTGCCAAGTGCCCCtgatctgacactcggcaaaccccagCTTTGTCAAGTGccagatcaggggcactcggcaaaccaggtgttttttttcatttcctcctccttcttttccATAACGTGTTTTTCTCAATTCGTTACGATGCactttgaaaataccttgtcaaattcactcaagaATATATATTTGGTTTTTCTacgaatattattccattatttcatgcagttatagctcaaatttaatttatatcaattaaaattctataattgcacttaataaattaaaattaacaaacggatccaaaaaattaccaaaattttaAATGAAACAATATGTGTTCTCTATTTCCTATAAAAAAGTTTtcaagtcaaaccccaattcgactgtcactttgactccaaatcttaccgaatccttctcaatgctACGATTGTTCTtcggagatgcttcggtttaTAAGCATTGTAAGTAACAAATTGTACGAAACCTTCTCAGTTTTTTACCATAGCCTCCATGTATGATATTATGAGATcctgacaaatctcatgattttcggACTTCCTTTGCTTTTTTCAGAATTTGAAAACCATTGGGCCACACGTTTGTGGtcatgtttcctgaacaagatgtttgaaatttctctTCATTTTCCGCTAAGGCCTCAAACTGGACTCTAtaatatgaatatcattttttacTCATTGtattctattatttgaatcacttgcagttcaaatttgactagTAGGAAAaaattccttgaaatgcaataaattaattagatATAGCAAACAGATCAAGAAACATactaaattttaacatggagtaccatatGTTGTACGTGGAGAGAAGAGAAAGTTTTGAGGCCAAAAGAGCAAAAAACTTATTGATTTGTTAAGTGccaataaaaaacactcggcaaacctatctatttgccgagtgccgagagAAAAcactgacactcggcaaagtgctaACAGGTGGCACAATGCGTCACAGAAGTCGACATGGCggtcttttgccgagtgcctattctttgccgagtgttttgttctggtttgccgagtgctttttttttcagcactcggcaaagagttgttttgccgagtgcttctctggcagcactcggcaaagaggtggtttgccgagtgcccgaaggaatgcactcggcaaaaccccTAGCACTCGGCGTATCCACTATTTCCAATAGGGCGTGCCTGGACCGGGCCAAATTAAAATCCCATGCTGTGGGCCGGCCCACTGGCCATATGGCCATATGGCCAACTGTAGGTTGGATGAAGGTATATAGGACCAAAACGTACAGTCCGGTTGGATCATGTGCCAATAACCTTTTAATCGATCTAGGTCTAGGTATCGGTaatgccgccggcggcggcggcgctggtaaAGATGGACGCCAACGACGCTCCTCCTGTCGCCAACGGCAACTACGGCGTGCTACCCGTGGACGTGCTCTACAACATCTTGCTCTGCCTACCAGTAAACTCTCTCTGCCACCTCCGCATGGTGTGCCACTCGTGGCGGTCGCTCACGTCCGACCCCCTCTTCGCCAGGGCGCACTCGTCGCGCCATCCGCACGTCGCCGCCCTTCACTGCAACCTCCAGGCGCTCCACGTCGTGGACCTGCACGACAAGATCGTTGTCAAGTGGTTACACCTCAGGCAGTCCGGCTTCTGCCTAGGCGCACAGCACCATCTTGTCTATGTTGGGTACACCCACGCCCACATGCGGCCACACGTAGGGTTTCGATG harbors:
- the LOC117850938 gene encoding uncharacterized protein, giving the protein MASPKLVALFLAFAVAAAALQPSEAARVQAQQGFKPAVASQEAEKVATQADGGVPSAPTLPGLPAGQLPPGLLPAILGLLFPPLGGIISMIQPLLPPPGSPSQQGGVLGGILPGTSPSPPAPAECMTPLSAMMPCTDYLTNMTVLTPPGQCCDGLKTITRDAPICLCHGMTGGLNQFLPKPVDHLRMTALPLACGTVLPIQTLFMCNCECLALLFSADFIGPC